In one Winogradskyella sp. MH6 genomic region, the following are encoded:
- the glyA gene encoding serine hydroxymethyltransferase, which translates to MQRDEQIFELIQAEKERQTEGIELIASENFVSNQVMEAAGSVLTNKYAEGYPGKRYYGGCEVVDEVEQIAIDRAKTLFGAAYANVQPHSGSQANTAVFHACLKPGDTILGFDLSHGGHLTHGSPVNFSGKLYRPTFYGVKKDTGYIDYDMLADQAQKEQPKLIIAGASAYSRDIDFAKFREVADSVGAVLLADISHPAGLIAKGILNDPMPYCHVVTTTTHKTLRGPRGGMIMMGENIDNPFGITLKNGKLRKMSGLLDSGVFPGNQGGPLEHIIAAKAIAFGEALTDEFLHYMLQVKKNADAMAQAFVAKDYNLISGGTDNHMMLIDLRNKNITGKDAENALVKADITVNKNMVPFDTESPFVTSGIRVGTPAITTRGLKENDMAYVVDLIDEVINNYENETVLEGVAEKVNELMGGRPLFNA; encoded by the coding sequence ATGCAACGCGACGAACAAATTTTTGAACTTATACAAGCCGAAAAAGAACGCCAAACCGAAGGAATAGAACTTATTGCCTCAGAGAATTTTGTAAGCAATCAGGTTATGGAAGCAGCAGGTTCTGTGTTAACAAACAAATATGCTGAAGGCTATCCTGGTAAGCGTTATTATGGTGGTTGTGAAGTTGTAGATGAAGTGGAACAGATTGCTATAGATAGAGCTAAAACATTGTTTGGTGCTGCTTATGCTAATGTTCAGCCTCATTCTGGTAGCCAGGCTAACACTGCTGTTTTTCATGCGTGTTTAAAACCAGGTGATACTATTTTAGGTTTCGATTTATCTCATGGAGGTCATTTAACACATGGTTCGCCAGTTAATTTTTCAGGAAAATTATACAGGCCTACATTTTATGGTGTAAAGAAAGATACAGGCTACATAGATTATGATATGTTGGCAGACCAAGCACAAAAAGAACAACCAAAGCTTATTATAGCAGGTGCTTCGGCATATTCTAGAGATATAGATTTTGCAAAGTTTAGAGAGGTTGCAGACAGTGTTGGTGCTGTACTTTTAGCAGATATTTCGCATCCTGCAGGTTTAATAGCAAAGGGTATTCTTAACGACCCAATGCCTTATTGCCATGTGGTAACGACGACAACTCACAAAACGTTACGTGGTCCTAGAGGAGGTATGATAATGATGGGAGAAAATATTGATAATCCATTTGGTATTACTTTAAAGAATGGTAAGCTTCGTAAAATGTCTGGGTTATTAGATTCTGGTGTGTTCCCAGGTAACCAAGGTGGACCATTAGAGCATATTATTGCTGCTAAGGCGATTGCTTTTGGTGAAGCGCTTACAGACGAGTTTTTACATTATATGCTACAGGTTAAAAAGAATGCTGATGCTATGGCTCAAGCTTTTGTAGCTAAAGATTATAACTTAATTTCTGGAGGTACTGATAACCACATGATGCTTATAGATCTTAGAAATAAAAATATTACAGGTAAGGATGCTGAAAACGCTTTAGTAAAAGCAGATATTACGGTTAACAAAAATATGGTGCCATTTGACACAGAATCTCCTTTTGTAACTTCAGGTATTAGAGTTGGTACGCCAGCGATTACGACCAGAGGTTTAAAAGAAAATGATATGGCTTATGTAGTGGATTTAATTGATGAAGTCATCAACAATTACGAAAATGAAACTGTGTTAGAAGGTGTTGCTGAAAAAGTAAATGAACTTATGGGAGGTAGACCTTTGTTTAATGCTTAA
- the fahA gene encoding fumarylacetoacetase: MPISANDPNRTSWLYVNKYSDFPIQNIPFGVFLTREDIITIGTRIGDTAIDLGALHQLGYFDGIPLTDDIFLQDSLNDFIADGRKTWRAVRNRVAEIFDSNNDELKNNTKHKEIICFRLDEIEMQMPVHVGDYTDFYSSKEHATNVGAMFRDPDNALLPNWLHIPVGYHGRSSSIVTTHIPIHRPQGQTMPEGADKPVFGPSKLVDFELEMAFITTDANDLGEPIPVEEAEEYIFGLVVFNDWSARDIQKWEYVPLGPFLGKNFASSMSPWIVTLDALEPFRVASPKQNPKPLEYLQTKGKHSFDIHLEAGIIPKGGKETTVCKTNFKYMYWNMAQQLAHHTVNGCPVNAGDMMGSGTISGPTEDSYGSMLELTWKGTKPVKLKDGTERKFINDYDTVVMRGYCENDDVRIGFGQVKTQLLPVFNPKKKK; this comes from the coding sequence ATGCCAATTTCAGCCAACGACCCAAATAGAACATCGTGGTTATACGTTAATAAGTACTCAGACTTTCCTATTCAAAATATTCCTTTTGGTGTGTTTTTAACCCGAGAAGACATCATTACCATAGGGACACGCATAGGTGATACCGCTATAGACCTTGGTGCACTACATCAGTTGGGTTATTTTGATGGTATTCCTTTAACTGACGATATTTTTCTTCAGGATTCATTAAACGATTTTATAGCAGATGGTCGTAAAACATGGCGCGCTGTACGTAATCGTGTTGCTGAAATTTTTGATTCTAACAATGATGAATTAAAAAACAACACCAAGCACAAGGAGATTATTTGTTTCAGATTGGATGAAATTGAAATGCAAATGCCTGTGCATGTTGGTGATTATACAGATTTTTATTCTAGTAAAGAACATGCTACCAATGTAGGTGCTATGTTTAGAGATCCAGATAATGCACTTTTACCAAACTGGCTGCATATTCCGGTTGGCTATCATGGTCGTAGTTCTTCAATTGTAACAACACATATTCCAATTCACAGACCACAAGGGCAAACAATGCCAGAAGGTGCAGACAAACCTGTATTTGGCCCAAGTAAATTGGTAGATTTTGAATTAGAAATGGCATTTATCACCACAGACGCTAACGATCTTGGAGAACCTATTCCTGTTGAGGAAGCTGAAGAATACATCTTCGGATTGGTTGTTTTTAATGATTGGTCTGCCAGAGATATTCAAAAATGGGAATACGTGCCATTAGGACCTTTCCTAGGAAAGAACTTTGCATCGTCTATGTCTCCATGGATTGTAACCCTAGATGCCTTAGAGCCATTTAGAGTAGCAAGTCCTAAGCAAAACCCTAAACCTTTAGAATACTTACAAACAAAGGGGAAACATAGTTTTGATATTCATTTAGAAGCCGGAATTATTCCTAAAGGTGGTAAAGAAACTACAGTTTGTAAAACCAACTTTAAATACATGTACTGGAACATGGCGCAGCAATTAGCGCATCATACGGTTAATGGTTGTCCTGTAAATGCTGGAGATATGATGGGAAGCGGTACAATTTCAGGTCCAACGGAAGATTCTTATGGCTCTATGTTAGAGTTAACCTGGAAAGGTACTAAACCTGTGAAACTAAAAGATGGTACTGAGCGTAAGTTCATCAACGATTATGATACTGTTGTAATGCGAGGCTATTGCGAAAATGATGATGTTCGTATTGGTTTTGGCCAAGTAAAAACACAATTACTCCCTGTTTTTAATCCTAAAAAGAAAAAATAA
- a CDS encoding CAP domain-containing protein, producing MKVKTIRLVLLILFIYPLISVAQVKGEANDIFNLINAARTNPKTFLAKYKTKIETYEPKFISLLENASPIEEVIWDDELAKNCKQSVYGNLNPVYEGDNSMCGSSSGSGSGFSKREALYFVCDSYTHVLNEDDQYFGFYIDEKGHAYKWGKSCKTKKYVFEFNEAIDSSNVDFTKLKTANKEVELTAMDKEMIKEINFVRQYPKVYASIVADYLADKSKSWVGLSKAEYNAGMELIEELKEMSPSQLLYPKACVYEAAKKHGEDCKSRGFTGHTGSDGSSPFSRISKFCSDLSGNENIVGGRKNARVLVIQLLIDAGISSRGHRYNMLNPNWEYVGCYGYEGNSMYTYIQNFAMD from the coding sequence ATGAAAGTTAAGACCATAAGATTAGTACTGCTGATATTGTTTATATACCCATTGATAAGTGTTGCCCAAGTAAAAGGGGAGGCAAATGATATTTTTAATCTTATTAATGCGGCAAGAACAAATCCCAAAACTTTTTTAGCAAAGTATAAAACAAAGATTGAAACGTATGAGCCAAAGTTTATTTCATTGTTAGAAAACGCATCACCAATTGAGGAAGTGATATGGGATGACGAATTAGCAAAAAATTGCAAACAAAGTGTTTACGGAAATTTAAATCCTGTATACGAAGGGGATAATAGCATGTGTGGTTCGTCATCGGGTAGTGGTAGTGGTTTTTCTAAACGAGAAGCCTTGTATTTTGTTTGTGATTCATACACGCATGTATTGAACGAAGATGATCAATATTTTGGTTTTTACATCGATGAAAAAGGACATGCGTATAAGTGGGGAAAATCATGTAAAACCAAAAAATATGTTTTTGAATTTAACGAGGCTATTGATAGCTCTAATGTAGATTTTACAAAGCTTAAAACAGCTAACAAAGAGGTTGAGCTTACCGCTATGGATAAAGAAATGATTAAAGAGATTAATTTTGTTAGGCAATATCCAAAAGTTTATGCCTCTATCGTAGCAGATTATTTGGCAGATAAATCTAAATCATGGGTAGGGTTGAGCAAGGCCGAATATAACGCAGGTATGGAGCTAATAGAAGAGCTTAAAGAAATGAGCCCTTCACAATTACTATACCCTAAAGCGTGTGTGTATGAAGCCGCAAAAAAACATGGTGAAGATTGTAAAAGCAGAGGGTTTACAGGTCACACAGGTTCTGATGGATCGAGTCCTTTTTCTAGGATATCAAAATTTTGCTCGGATTTAAGCGGAAACGAAAACATTGTGGGAGGAAGAAAAAATGCAAGAGTTTTGGTAATTCAATTATTGATAGATGCAGGAATTAGTAGCAGAGGTCATCGTTATAACATGCTAAATCCAAATTGGGAATATGTTGGTTGTTATGGGTACGAAGGAAACAGTATGTACACTTATATTCAAAACTTTGCGATGGATTAA
- a CDS encoding tetratricopeptide repeat protein, which translates to MKAVKNTITILLVFLGISYVLSQTKNVEVENAIEYFKHRNEALSLVKAKKWQEAIPILESLTLDYKNDADLFYLLGLAYYETGQFKTAIIELKKALESGGTILTDIPTGSAPSNDIMIKIAKAYAKERDNENALLWLQKGFANRYDEKPFLKGDPAFKAINERQEFQQLYGYQSQTGLSREASWVSDIDYLKERIQELHYNLYHSMSKTDLDHKILSLKSEINSLTDEEIVVELMKIIGSLGNGHNLIIPTSPNKGALKKLPVQFYQFSDGLFIVSADTGFEKWIGYEVEFIENTTAEEALQKTNVVNARDNDMQTLWLAPYYLALPDVLKGIGIAESSNEVTLTLKDSNEKSQKVIMHPVPWNFSDFPRIPKLKDKEQPLFLSKTEDPYWYTLITESKSMYVQFNVVIQKETQSLEAFNIELRCQISKSKVQYLILDLRHNHGGNGSILPPMLKTVINFELMHPDGNVFVLMGRETFSAAQNLLTDITKYTNAILVGEPSGSKPNHIGEAGWFKLPYSGLMGLISTQFHQTSKAEDHRKWIAPHIPVSMSSTDYFNGNDKALDVILEVIKTSESKE; encoded by the coding sequence ATGAAAGCTGTAAAAAATACAATTACTATTCTGTTGGTTTTTCTGGGTATCTCTTATGTGCTTTCTCAAACCAAAAATGTTGAAGTAGAAAATGCAATTGAATACTTTAAACATAGAAATGAGGCTTTAAGTTTAGTAAAGGCTAAAAAATGGCAAGAGGCTATTCCTATTCTAGAAAGTCTAACACTAGACTATAAAAACGATGCAGATCTATTTTATTTATTAGGGTTGGCTTATTATGAGACAGGGCAATTTAAAACTGCAATTATTGAATTAAAAAAAGCGCTAGAATCTGGTGGTACTATATTAACGGATATTCCGACTGGCTCTGCACCTTCAAATGATATAATGATAAAAATTGCCAAAGCCTATGCTAAAGAAAGAGATAATGAGAATGCGTTATTGTGGTTGCAGAAAGGATTTGCCAATCGTTATGATGAAAAGCCATTCTTAAAGGGAGATCCCGCTTTTAAAGCTATTAATGAGCGTCAAGAATTTCAACAATTATATGGTTATCAAAGTCAAACAGGTTTGAGCAGAGAAGCATCTTGGGTTAGTGATATAGATTATTTAAAAGAGCGTATACAGGAACTGCACTATAACCTGTATCACTCCATGTCTAAAACTGATTTAGATCACAAAATATTGAGTTTAAAATCTGAAATAAACTCATTGACAGATGAGGAAATCGTAGTAGAGCTCATGAAGATTATAGGAAGTCTGGGCAATGGTCACAATTTAATTATACCAACATCACCTAACAAGGGAGCTTTAAAGAAACTTCCTGTTCAATTTTATCAGTTTAGTGACGGTTTGTTTATTGTAAGCGCAGATACTGGCTTTGAAAAATGGATAGGTTATGAAGTGGAATTTATTGAAAATACAACTGCAGAAGAAGCGTTGCAAAAAACAAATGTTGTAAATGCCAGAGATAATGATATGCAAACCCTTTGGTTGGCTCCTTATTATTTGGCACTGCCAGATGTGCTAAAAGGTATAGGCATTGCAGAGAGCTCCAATGAAGTTACACTTACTTTGAAAGATAGCAATGAAAAGTCTCAAAAAGTAATAATGCATCCTGTTCCCTGGAATTTTTCTGACTTCCCCAGAATACCAAAACTGAAAGACAAAGAACAACCTTTGTTCTTATCTAAAACAGAAGACCCTTATTGGTATACATTAATTACGGAAAGTAAGAGCATGTACGTTCAGTTTAATGTTGTTATACAAAAGGAAACACAGTCTTTAGAAGCTTTTAATATTGAATTGCGTTGTCAGATATCCAAAAGCAAGGTTCAATATTTAATTTTAGATTTGAGACATAATCATGGCGGAAATGGTTCTATATTGCCACCAATGCTAAAAACCGTTATCAATTTTGAATTGATGCACCCAGACGGAAATGTCTTTGTGTTAATGGGACGAGAAACTTTTTCAGCGGCTCAAAACTTACTAACAGACATTACAAAATATACTAATGCCATACTTGTTGGCGAACCTAGTGGTTCAAAACCAAATCACATAGGGGAAGCCGGATGGTTTAAGTTACCTTATTCAGGGTTAATGGGACTTATTTCAACACAGTTTCACCAGACATCAAAAGCAGAGGACCATCGTAAATGGATTGCTCCTCATATTCCAGTGAGCATGTCATCAACCGATTATTTTAATGGAAATGACAAGGCTTTGGATGTAATACTAGAAGTGATAAAAACTTCAGAAAGTAAAGAATAA
- a CDS encoding RDD family protein: protein MNDHIDSIESKTDFYGSSVNSIIRLLNFMIDTLVWLILFLSVAYVFDLYFVRFNSYIINYTYSIFLGIVIYMGYYSLLEYNFHRTLGKFLTRTKVVNANGGAITFSTILIRTVSRLIPIDIFYYLFSKTGLHDRLSNTLVIKTNASNSLS from the coding sequence ATGAATGACCATATAGATAGTATAGAAAGTAAAACTGATTTTTATGGTAGTTCTGTAAATTCAATAATTAGACTATTGAATTTTATGATTGACACTCTGGTTTGGTTAATTCTATTTTTATCGGTTGCTTATGTATTTGATCTTTATTTTGTTAGATTTAATTCATATATCATCAATTATACATACAGCATATTTTTAGGTATTGTTATCTATATGGGCTACTATTCTTTATTGGAATATAATTTTCATAGGACACTCGGAAAATTTTTAACCAGAACCAAAGTTGTAAATGCTAATGGAGGTGCAATTACTTTTTCAACAATTTTAATACGAACAGTTTCTAGGTTGATTCCTATAGATATTTTTTATTATTTATTTTCAAAAACAGGCCTACATGACAGGCTATCGAATACGCTTGTAATAAAAACTAATGCTAGCAATTCACTAAGCTAA
- a CDS encoding acyltransferase family protein — MEKNRYYYIDFLRVIAILMMFVFHVNMVFVAENDWHIKDVSSSNVLMELNYWMSSFRMPLLFLVSGFVSAILLKKMNQRQFFQQRFKRLIIPTVIWTFLLVAPQIYFERKLQGVDFNYLEFYRTFLKFEWYPKGNFHWLHLWFIPYLFCYNIISIPLASYLDKKSVKHRLEVFFNKDYSIVPIIILAIIPYTFLATRFQTTNDLINDWARHSFFIFFVFIGVLMYKFPIILEQIERKRLVYFRIAFILIIFINVLRWNGWSPFDLWDNWITKPQTYIFIAIKNINAWAWVFTSLGYGKKYLNKKSTLLAYCNQAVYPFYILHQTIIVIIAYYVVQTPDNTAFKYVFLLLVCFSVCVLLYHLFIRPNNVMRFLFGMKKIKKG; from the coding sequence ATGGAAAAAAACAGATACTACTACATTGACTTTTTGAGAGTCATCGCTATTTTGATGATGTTTGTGTTTCACGTAAACATGGTTTTTGTTGCTGAAAACGATTGGCATATTAAAGATGTGTCATCAAGCAATGTCTTAATGGAGCTAAACTATTGGATGTCCTCTTTTAGAATGCCACTGCTATTTCTTGTTTCGGGTTTTGTTTCTGCCATACTTCTTAAAAAAATGAATCAAAGGCAGTTTTTTCAACAACGATTTAAAAGATTAATTATTCCTACAGTTATATGGACTTTCTTGTTGGTTGCCCCTCAAATCTATTTCGAAAGAAAATTGCAAGGAGTGGATTTTAACTATCTAGAATTTTATAGAACATTTTTAAAGTTCGAGTGGTATCCAAAGGGTAATTTTCATTGGCTACATCTTTGGTTTATTCCATATTTATTCTGTTACAATATTATATCGATACCATTAGCCTCTTATCTTGATAAAAAGAGTGTAAAACATAGACTTGAAGTTTTTTTTAATAAAGATTATTCAATAGTTCCCATTATAATTTTGGCTATAATCCCTTATACTTTTTTGGCAACTCGATTTCAAACTACAAACGACTTAATTAATGATTGGGCAAGACATTCATTTTTTATATTCTTTGTTTTTATTGGAGTGTTAATGTATAAATTTCCGATTATTCTTGAGCAAATTGAGCGTAAAAGACTGGTTTACTTTAGAATTGCTTTTATATTAATCATCTTTATTAATGTGCTAAGGTGGAATGGTTGGTCTCCATTTGATTTGTGGGATAACTGGATAACAAAACCTCAAACATATATTTTCATTGCCATTAAAAATATAAATGCTTGGGCTTGGGTGTTTACGAGTTTAGGATACGGCAAAAAATACTTAAATAAGAAAAGTACTTTATTAGCCTATTGTAATCAGGCTGTTTATCCGTTCTATATACTTCATCAAACAATAATTGTTATAATTGCGTATTACGTTGTTCAAACACCAGATAACACTGCTTTTAAATATGTTTTTTTACTCTTAGTTTGTTTCTCTGTCTGTGTACTTTTATATCATTTATTTATTAGACCCAATAATGTTATGAGGTTCTTATTCGGAATGAAGAAAATAAAAAAGGGATAG
- a CDS encoding alpha/beta hydrolase-fold protein: protein MKKITLLVIAFCGTIVLGNKIYAQNHQQSQFLQKVGAVDSLYSKTLNEYRTICVQLPASYSSEKNQKYPVVYILDGELFLPTVNDVQNYYSGGFTPEMVLVGISNDKNRVRDLTTSAITTKYGMPFNEKNGEADNFRQFIETELIPYIENKYPVTNYRTLIGHSYGGLFTISTLIHQPELFANYLAIDPSLDWDDQKPLQEAREVMAAYDYKNKALFMSLSGQLHMQNSKITIDNVMQDTTDFTLFARSNIAFSNLVKQNAKNGLSFEWKFYPKDIHGTIPFPTIMDGLVALFEWYQMENTDKINSFETTKEELFGIIKYRAEKLKAHFGYSVPPYPEELLNMSGYMNMDMQQPEKAKMYFELAMEYYPKSTNAYDSMAEYYEAQGDFANAIKYVTKAFELSDNDYYKKRIEGLKVKKNN from the coding sequence ATGAAAAAAATAACACTCCTAGTTATAGCATTTTGTGGTACGATAGTATTGGGTAATAAAATCTATGCACAAAATCATCAACAGTCTCAATTTTTACAAAAAGTAGGTGCTGTAGATAGTCTCTATTCTAAAACATTAAATGAGTATAGAACTATTTGTGTACAGCTGCCTGCTAGTTATTCCTCTGAGAAAAATCAAAAATACCCAGTGGTTTATATTTTAGATGGGGAACTGTTTCTTCCTACGGTTAATGATGTTCAAAATTATTATAGCGGTGGTTTTACACCTGAAATGGTACTGGTTGGTATCTCTAACGATAAAAACAGAGTAAGAGACTTAACCACATCAGCTATAACTACTAAATATGGAATGCCTTTTAATGAAAAAAATGGAGAAGCCGATAATTTTAGACAATTTATTGAAACAGAATTGATTCCGTATATAGAAAACAAATATCCGGTTACCAATTACAGAACACTCATAGGTCATTCTTATGGTGGTTTATTTACTATTTCTACACTCATTCATCAGCCTGAATTATTTGCCAATTATTTAGCCATAGATCCAAGTCTGGATTGGGATGATCAAAAACCATTGCAAGAGGCGCGAGAAGTAATGGCTGCTTATGACTATAAAAACAAAGCTTTATTTATGTCATTAAGCGGACAGTTGCATATGCAGAACTCAAAAATAACGATAGACAATGTTATGCAGGATACGACCGATTTCACCTTGTTCGCCCGTTCTAATATTGCCTTTTCAAACTTGGTAAAGCAAAATGCTAAAAACGGATTATCTTTTGAATGGAAATTTTATCCCAAAGATATACATGGTACAATTCCTTTCCCAACGATTATGGACGGTTTAGTTGCACTTTTTGAATGGTATCAAATGGAAAATACCGATAAAATAAACTCGTTTGAGACAACAAAAGAAGAACTTTTTGGCATTATAAAGTACAGAGCGGAAAAGCTAAAAGCGCATTTTGGTTATTCTGTGCCACCTTATCCAGAAGAGCTTTTGAATATGTCCGGTTACATGAATATGGACATGCAACAGCCTGAAAAGGCTAAAATGTACTTTGAACTTGCTATGGAGTATTATCCTAAAAGCACCAATGCGTATGATTCTATGGCTGAGTATTATGAAGCACAAGGCGACTTTGCTAATGCAATAAAATACGTAACTAAGGCTTTTGAGTTGAGTGATAATGATTACTACAAGAAAAGAATTGAAGGTCTTAAAGTAAAAAAGAATAACTAA
- a CDS encoding serine hydrolase domain-containing protein: protein MRQTFTTLKKITAFTFLITLCVNCSSKTTEPKETKEEFKTTESSNSEAETLVNYMVNELMSLPSMPPGVSLAISKDDKISYTKGFGYTNLKTRQPVTPSTQFRMGSLSRLITITSLVKLIEKKKLNFNDTLQKLLPEYPEKEFPFTIKQLASGLSGMQHYTENDNFYQESYSNIDDALTVFSHIPLAHKPGDTYQYSTHSYTLLSKVIEKVSGRNFSTVLKEDLFYPLSMNSTSIEDLRNRPEQMTDLFELNNETINKGYLTQIDTLKDYSYSWAGVGMISTPSDLLKLGNSYMNDFIKEEELTTVFEIQKLNSGDTIRQSIGWDKNWDMDNRKVFEQDGFAEGTRNIISVFPEEKISISLMTNAYGIRAIEETAHTLAIPFLTKPSPQQQPKGVFKLEILEDVRAQWVKRNGFVVLDGENDRLVINPDTENEEIFKLIYLNRKNKYALIHPDGILYSEINLNDNTITGKVMYYRGPNLHKTSTEPAYLKFKSLSLIN from the coding sequence ATGAGACAGACTTTTACTACTCTAAAAAAAATAACTGCTTTTACTTTTCTAATAACGCTTTGTGTAAACTGTTCTTCAAAAACTACCGAGCCTAAAGAAACAAAAGAAGAGTTTAAGACTACTGAATCTAGTAACTCAGAAGCAGAAACGCTTGTAAATTATATGGTAAACGAATTGATGAGCTTACCAAGTATGCCTCCTGGTGTTTCGTTAGCCATTAGCAAGGATGATAAAATTAGTTATACAAAGGGTTTTGGGTATACTAATTTAAAAACAAGACAACCAGTAACGCCTAGTACTCAGTTTAGAATGGGTAGTTTATCTAGGCTTATTACCATAACCTCTTTAGTTAAACTTATTGAAAAAAAAAAGCTAAACTTTAATGATACCCTGCAGAAGCTTTTACCTGAATACCCTGAAAAGGAATTCCCTTTTACTATAAAGCAATTAGCTTCTGGTTTATCTGGTATGCAACATTACACAGAAAATGATAATTTTTATCAGGAGAGTTATTCTAATATTGATGATGCTCTAACTGTTTTTTCTCACATTCCTTTAGCGCACAAACCAGGAGATACATATCAATATAGCACCCACAGTTATACATTACTCTCAAAAGTTATAGAGAAAGTTTCAGGTAGAAATTTTTCGACAGTATTAAAGGAGGATCTTTTTTATCCTTTGTCTATGAACTCGACCAGCATAGAGGACTTAAGAAATAGGCCTGAGCAAATGACTGATTTATTTGAATTAAATAACGAAACTATAAACAAAGGCTACTTAACACAAATAGATACGCTTAAAGATTACAGTTATAGTTGGGCAGGAGTAGGAATGATCTCTACACCTTCAGATTTACTGAAACTAGGCAATTCTTACATGAATGATTTTATTAAAGAAGAAGAGTTGACTACAGTTTTTGAAATTCAAAAGCTAAACTCTGGCGATACTATAAGGCAAAGTATTGGTTGGGATAAAAATTGGGATATGGATAACCGAAAAGTTTTTGAACAAGATGGTTTTGCAGAAGGTACTCGTAATATTATTAGTGTTTTTCCTGAGGAAAAAATATCAATCTCATTAATGACAAATGCTTATGGCATTAGAGCTATTGAAGAAACTGCACATACATTAGCAATCCCTTTTTTGACAAAACCATCACCACAACAACAACCCAAAGGTGTTTTTAAATTAGAAATACTTGAAGATGTTAGAGCCCAATGGGTTAAAAGAAATGGGTTTGTTGTATTAGACGGAGAAAACGATCGACTGGTTATTAATCCTGATACAGAGAATGAAGAAATATTTAAGCTTATTTATCTAAATAGAAAAAATAAGTATGCTTTAATTCATCCTGATGGTATTTTATACTCAGAAATAAATTTAAATGATAATACTATTACAGGTAAAGTAATGTATTATAGAGGTCCTAATCTTCATAAAACATCAACAGAGCCTGCTTATTTAAAATTTAAAAGCCTTAGCCTTATAAATTAA
- a CDS encoding endonuclease V — protein MENTLVYYRVAFDVHYYEDFAIVGYVLFEDEQSSEPFKVGQVRCDSVAPYISGQFYKRELPCLLKAIEDIEVPIDLIYIDANVWLGKDRKGLGKYLFDSIGQNIPVIGVSKSCFNTDTELIRPVYRKSSKKPLYVSAIGIELENACEKVQTMNGEFRLPKMIKLADSVCRGTIANNG, from the coding sequence ATGGAGAACACATTGGTTTATTATCGGGTCGCATTTGATGTTCATTACTATGAGGACTTTGCTATTGTTGGCTATGTATTGTTTGAGGATGAACAAAGTTCTGAACCCTTTAAAGTAGGGCAAGTAAGGTGTGATTCTGTAGCTCCATATATCTCTGGACAATTTTATAAAAGGGAACTCCCTTGCTTATTAAAGGCTATTGAAGACATAGAAGTGCCTATTGACTTAATTTATATTGACGCAAATGTATGGCTAGGAAAAGACAGAAAAGGATTGGGAAAATATTTGTTTGACTCCATAGGTCAAAATATTCCTGTTATAGGAGTATCAAAATCTTGTTTTAATACGGACACTGAATTGATTCGGCCTGTCTATAGAAAAAGCTCAAAAAAACCTCTTTATGTATCGGCTATTGGAATTGAGTTAGAAAATGCCTGTGAAAAAGTCCAAACAATGAATGGCGAATTTAGATTGCCAAAGATGATTAAACTTGCTGATAGTGTTTGTAGAGGTACTATTGCTAATAATGGCTAA
- a CDS encoding SMI1/KNR4 family protein: protein MKEKYLVIKDNLEKIKRLDPNFEAFGSSRWNYRLDKISESELTLFEKKNEIDLPSEFREFISELGFGAGPVYGVNPHTLLSLEKWEIEEEDDDEDYEEFKPLYDGYVVIAEYGCGIESVIIVDGDNKGEVWHYVDYSLHKLNDSYCDWYLRWTENLIKILEHGEHIGLLSGRI, encoded by the coding sequence ATGAAAGAAAAGTACTTAGTCATAAAAGATAACCTTGAAAAGATAAAACGTCTTGACCCAAATTTTGAGGCGTTTGGCTCTTCTCGTTGGAACTATAGACTTGATAAGATATCTGAATCTGAATTGACTCTTTTTGAAAAGAAAAATGAAATAGATTTACCAAGTGAGTTTAGAGAATTTATTTCTGAACTAGGGTTTGGGGCAGGTCCTGTTTATGGTGTTAATCCACATACATTACTTAGCCTTGAGAAATGGGAAATTGAAGAAGAAGATGATGATGAGGACTATGAAGAGTTTAAACCTTTATATGATGGGTATGTTGTAATTGCCGAATATGGATGCGGTATTGAGTCTGTAATTATTGTTGATGGTGATAACAAAGGAGAAGTTTGGCATTATGTTGACTATAGTTTACACAAACTAAACGATAGTTATTGCGATTGGTATTTGAGATGGACTGAGAATCTGATAAAAATTTTAGAACATGGAGAACACATTGGTTTATTATCGGGTCGCATTTGA